The following is a genomic window from Solanum lycopersicum chromosome 6, SLM_r2.1.
cttctctcttaccaaggcctcatcattaaaaGAGATTagatttttatcaagatttgggattcaataacttcatcatgctcaatataatcacaattatataatcacgttcatgcatgcatgcaattaagcacatagcagggtttacaatactatcaatacatatcattcgctattaagagtttactacgaatatcgtaagagaaaccctaacctacctccaccgaagattcgtgatgaagcaagcaaattttcccaaagctttgtgtttttcccttctcgatcgtctctctctttcccttgttctttctattttctttattcaaacactctttcttttaccctaattagtatataattaagaataaaagatagcaataataacccactaattaacttaaggttacctcttttaacccccaagtaattagacttattaacattaacccactaacattataattatagcaggaatagtcaaaaacgtcacTTTAAAACATAACCAGAATTCCGACTTTAAtagggattacgcaacctgtgacggcccgtcgcgcctgtgacggtccgtaatgcaggttcgtcagagactcgatttccttaaggagtctgtgacggcccgtcgtacctacgacggtccatcctgcacttccgtcacgacgttcagagaatcgttccctgttcCAAATTCttaagagttgaagtgttttgaaacggtggatcacgacggttcgtcgtgcctatgacggtccgtcctgcaggtccgtcatagagttcagagagtcgatgtcagcacccaaatttcagaatttctaagtgttttgggacgagacaccctcgacggtccgttgtgcccatgacgttccgtcgtgggttccgtcgtctcagcctgtttttccagaaataaaatctgctgctcaaaatgactaaacaggtcgttacattagataccaatttacccatcgttcgtccccgaacgatcacaagaaggagaataagggcgaaaaggagtacatGAATCTGTGAataggtgtggatatctttctcgcatatcaacctccttctcccaagtggcttctttaacgggtcgattctttcattgaactttgatggatgcaatctcccttgatctcaacttgcgaatttctctatctagaatagaaACAGGCTCCTCCTTATAGGACAAATTCCTATCAagaaaaactgaatcccaacggataatatagtttccatccccatggtatcttttcaacatcgacacatgaaataccggatgtaccccggacagccctggaggcaaggctaactaataagccacctcccctactcgcttgagtacttcaaatggtccaatataccttggacttagcttaaccttttttccaaaccgcatcacccctttcatgggcgaaaccttcagcaagacttgttctccctccatgaactctaagtctctaacctttcgatctgcatattctttttgtctactttgcgccgctagaagcttttcttgaatagatttcaccttctccatcgaatatctcaagagatcagtaccccaaggtctaacctcaaatgcatcaaaccaaccaatgggggacctacatctcctaccatacaatgcttcaaatggggccatatcaattcttgagtgatagctattgttttaggagaactctgctaaagGTAAGAAGCTATcacaatggccaccaaactctatcacacatgcacgaagcatatcctccaacacttgaatcgttcgctcagactgaccatcggtctgaggatggaacgcagtactaaggtccaacctagtacccaattccgcatgcaatgttttccaaaacttagaagtaaactgcgtacctctatctgatttgatggatagtggaaccccatgcaaccgaacaatttctgagatatagattttggctaacttctctgcattgtaagtcaccttgaccggaatgaaatgagcagacttagttaacctatcaacaatcacccaaatagagtcatacatacccaatgtctttggaagaccaaccacgaagtccattgcaattctctcccacttccattcaggaatgggcattctctgaagtgttcctccgggtctctggtgttcatactttacttgttgacagtttggacatttggcgatAAAGttcacaatatcacgcttcattctactccaccaaaagtgttgccttaggtcacggtacatcttggttgcacccgaaTGTATTGAATACGTTGAattatgagcctctgtcagaatagtgttgatcaaatcgtcaactcggggtacacatacccttcccttgattctcaaaacaccttcctcatcgatttgtgcttccttagcctctcctcgcaacactttatcttggatccggatcaatttctcatcattaaactgttttcctttaatcttgtcaagaaaaaaagatcttgcctccacacaagccaacaatcttcccttctcatttacttctaacctcataaggtcgttagccagaatctgaacttctctagccaatgggcgtctagaagcttgcaagtgatcTAGACTTCCCAtacttcccgcctttctacttaaagcatccgctacaacattcgccttccccggatgatacagaatagtgatgtcgtagtccttcagtagttccatccatcttctctgtctcaagttcaaatctgtctgagtaaagacatactgtaggctacgatgatccgtatagacctcacacttaaccccatataaatagtgtctccattgctttaatgcaaacactaccgcggccaattccaaatcatgagttgggtagttacgttcatgcacttttgaTTGTCTTGAAgtataagcaatcacattcttctcttacATTAGAActacacccaaacccgaataggatgcatcacaatagacaatgaaattcttaccttccactggcaaagtgagaatgggtgcggtagtcaacaaagtcttgagcttctgaaagctttcttcacactcatccgaccatacaaatggaacattttgcttagtcatgttcgtcagttgggaagcaatagaagagaatctcttgacaaatcggcggtagtagctagctaacccaacaaagctccttatttctgacacattagtaggtcttacccaattctttactgtctcaatcttagaaggatccaccatcactccatccttacaaaccacgtgccccaagaaggacactgcatctagccaaaactcacacttagagaacttggcataaagctttttctccctcaacatttccaataccattctcatatgctcctcatgttctttcttgctctttgagtatatcagtatatcatcaataaatacgatcacgaagaggtccaaatatggcttaaaaatcccgttcatcaagctcatgaacgcagcaggggcattcgtaagaccaaaagacatctctaaaaatttgtaatgcccataccttgtttgaaaaagcagtctttggcacattcgttgcccgtattttcaattgatgataaccggatctcaagtcaatcttagagaagacacaagcaccttgtaactgatcgaacaagtcatcaatgcgaggaagaggatacttgttctttatggttaccttgtttagttgtctgtagtctatacacattcgaaaactcccatccttcttcttcacaaacaaaaccggagcaccccaaggagatgcacttggtctaataaagcctttgtttaacaactcttgaagttgggcttttaactctcttaactccacgggagccattctataagggggaatagaaatggggcgagtacccggttcaaggtcaatacagaaatcaatatccctatctggtggcataccaggaagatctaaagggaacacatccagaaactcacggaccaccgaaaccgactcaatcgaaggtacttgggtaatgtcatccttgagatgtgccaagaaagctaaacaccctttactaaccattttcttagcacgaagaaaggagatgatacgcaccggattggaagtgtagtaaccctcccaaactaacggatctgtcccaggcttggctaacgtcaccgttttagcattacaatccaagatcgcaaattgcagagaaagccaagtcatacccagaattacatcaaaatcatccatttctaagagaaccaaatctacataagtgttgctccccacaaagttcaccaaacaagacctatataccttttcaactaccacagactcacccaccggagtagaaacacgaataggcatatcaagtaattcacaatgtaaatttagaccattagcaaatgaggaagatacataagaaaatgtggatccaggatcaaacaatacagaagccatgcaatcacaaaccagaagattacctgtgatgatagCATCaaatgcctccgcttcagaccgcccagggaaagcgtaacaatgggccctatcgtttgtctgtccattgcccctaccatgttgtgatgtagtggttccagtttgcccatcacctcggccattttggtgaccaccattaccttgaccaccatgtcctccagaataacggcctctaccatgaccacctctacctctagccattgggggtctataactctgttttggacaatttctcctaatatgtccagtctccccacatccataacactctctagagtcaagcataggtctctcagagaagtgttgaccggttggaggtggacccccaactacagtttgtagtgaagactgaatgggtcgaactgagtaacgtCCGGAACCTTGTcttctagagtaagaaccattaaactcacctccctttcgaaacctttttgatgtcgatgtcgtggtgaagtcatctggcttcactccttccacctctatcacgaagtctaccaccttttggaaggattttgccgtagccgctacctgtaaggctgaaatccgtaactctgacctcaaccccttcacaaaacggcaaatccgctcttgtggactgaaacatagttgggtggaaTACTTGGATAATGCaagaaacttagcctcatatgcattgaccgacatcctaccttgctctaggctcaagaactcatcccttttcctatccctcaaagttcaggggatatacttctccataaacaagctagagaatgaggcccaagtcataggtggtgcctctgttggttgacactcaatatgtgaccgccaccacattttggcgttcccttgaaactgataactcacgaactcaacaccaaaccgttctactatacccatcttgtgtagtagctcatgacagtcaaccagaaaattgtaACCATTCTCAGATTccacacccttgaagactggaggtttcgatttcaagaacttactgaaaagttcatgttgattatttgtcattataggcccagtagtcagacgtggaaacgtgcctatgtccaatgaggcatccatacgaggagccatagtggctgcatgttgtacctctgaaactggaggtgttggtgcataaaacactggaggtgcctgaccctgatcggacaacccactaagataagcgagcacctgatttatcatctctggggtaggctggggtggcaatccctcattctgcacttgttccttttccccatcctccccttctcttattacctcctcagtcggtggaggagtcactgccctcgtattagatgggctaggtgctcttcctcttcccctagaagacgtcctcccacgacctctaccacggcctcttgccactgctcttcctcgagctacagccccagtggctggctcagacgcaccctgtcccgccggtgctggtgatggtgttggcgtagtcattgctctagttctaaccatctgcgaaagagagtgaagatggtcagataccaatttgtatctcctagataccaattggaccaaagaaatagcacgaaagaaagaaagaaagaatggaattttcctaatgtcttatagcctcttaaagaaaagtaaaggagtccccctaccgttccttaagactctactagattcgttcttgtgtgatgagaccaacgaacctaatgctctaataccaagtttgtcacgacccaaatcctggccgcgactggcacccacacttgccctcctatgtgagcgaaccaaccaatctaaaccttaacatttcaatataatatcaacagaaagtaatgcggaagacttaaactcattaataaaatcaataactattattattcccaaaatctggaagtcatcatcacaagaacatctacttcaaattactaaatataagagtttctaagaagctaaaaatacataaaagctagtccatgccagaacttcaaggcatcaagacatgaagaggaagatccagtccaagctagaagcattagctcaccctgaagatccgatgtgacgaagactggctagagttgcggttgagttgaagacgatggtaggtttgctgcacttcacaaataacaaagaagaaaacataatgtagggggttagtacaaaacacgggtactgagtagatatcatcggccaactcaaaatagaaaacaatatataccaagtaatatcataaaatcaactatgatactcaacatgtagcaacaacaagtactatatcattaacaattaccgtcaagttcacacatgaggactcaagcctcaataccatactcatttgggaattatgttcatttgattgagtatattaacatctttcaagattcattatctttatttctcttgtgtctgtacgtgacactccgatcccctaaatctacgtgtcggttcgtgacacccgatcccctaattctacgtgtcggtttgtgtcacccgatcccctaattctacgtgtcggttcgtgacacccgatcccctaaatctacgtgtcgcttcgtgaaacccgatcccctaaatctacgtgtcggtttgtgacacccgatcccttaatctccttctatcaactcatcaagccttctctcttaccaaggcctcatcattaaaagatattaggtttttatcaagatttgggattcaataacttcatcatgctcaatataatcaaaattatataatcacgttcatgcatgcatgcaattaagcacatagcagggtttacaatactatcaatacatatcattcgctattaagagtttactacgaatatcgtaagagaaaccataacctacctccaccaaagattcgtgatcaagcaagcaaattttcccaaagctttgtgtttttccccttctcgatcgtctctctctttcccttgttctttctattttctttattcaaactctctttcttttaccctaattagcttTTACCACTAAAGCCAATATCCATCAGACCACAGGCTTCAATAGCCGCAATAAAATCCATGCTTTTTTTCATATTGTATGGCAATCCTCCTAGTTTTTCCTCAACATCGGAAATAACATTGTAATCCCCTACTGCACACCAAGGATTAATGTTAGTAGAAGCATGATGAATTAATTTCTCCCATAAAGGTCTCCTTAGATAGTCTTTGCATTTTGCATAAATAAATGTACTAGTAAATTGGTATTGTAATTCATTGTGTTTCATGTCACAAGTAATTTGCTGCTCATCTTCATCAAGAATATTGCAATCAATATCACTGTTCCAGAAAACCCAAATCTTACTATTGCAATTACTAATAGCATTGTCCATGTTTAATTCCATTTTGAATCTCTGGATATTAGTACTATCTGAGAAAGGTTCCAAAATAGCAATAATAGATAGATGATGCATTTTCTTAAGCAGTTTGAGTCTTTCCACCACTCCTTGGTTATTGATCCCCCTCACATTCCATATGATTGTACTAATCATTGAGAGGATTTGGATGAGAACAATCTAGTGTTGGGTCTGCCAGCAGTGACAGTTTTAGCATCCTGTTTGGTGAAATGGAACCTTTCCTGTTGGAAACTCCTTGGAGATAGGCTTTGGTTCATAGTAGCCTGATGAACTTCTTTCTCTATTGTCTGATCTCTGTATGGACTGAAGGCCCTAATAAGAGCCTCACTAGTCTCATCATTATCATCCCATTCCTCTATAGAATGCTCATCCTCAATTGCATCCTCTTCATAGTTAAGGGCTGCATATTCATCCTCCACAGGCTGTGATAGTCTTTGGCTGTTTTGTTGCTGTTTGTGATGCTGTTCAGCTTTGGTTGGAGTCATATATTGGACTTGTAATGGAGATATGTCCAGACCATGGTTGTCATCTACCATTACAAATCTATTGCATGTTTCCTCCCTCAGCCCATGTTTCTGCTCTTTATCCTTGTGTTGCTGTCTTTCTTGCCTTCTTTTTTCAGCATCCCTTTTTTGCTTACTAGGCTTGTTTTTACTCTTGGAAATACCTCCAATATCCATCTTACCACTTTGTTCCCCTTGATCAGTACCCTGCTTTTTCCCAGTTTGTTGTTGCACACTTTTTTCCTTGGTGCTCTGTTTGCAGCTGTCTCTTTGTTGAGAGTTTTGTTCAGGCTGTTGATCCTGCTATTTCATAATAGTATAGGCATCCCTAAGGTCTCTATGGTCAATCCTATGGTCATCCAACCCCTCATGCATAACATGAGGCAAACTCCCCCCTTTGGTAACCCCTTCCTGCAAGTTAGTGGGCATCTCCTTACTCCCCCCATCCATACCTCCACAGACTTCCACAGTATGACCAGTCTCAACATTTATTAAATTGGGGGTTTTGGGACTTGGGAGAGATAAGTCAATACCTGGGATCTTCTTGCtatttctttcaatattttgtaGATTGACATTTTGGTTTGCACTGCTTGCATTTGCTTCCTTTGATACCTGCTTCCCTGTTTGTTGATTGTCCTGGATTTCCTGCACTTCAAGATGTGAGAAAGTATTTTGAGTTGGGAGAACATTTATACCTGTAATTGTTTGTTCTTTTTGATTGTTGCCATTAGTTGCTTGCATTGGTGGGGTGACTGGTCTCCATACAGCTTTGGAGTTGACATGTTCTTGctgtttttgatgttttttcttttgagttttccATTGCTCCTCATTTGTCTCTCCTTGTTTCCTCTGATCAGTCTGCAATTGAGTAGCATTCCTGTGTTGTTGGTTGATCATTTGAGCCCTTGTTTGATTCATGTCACTTGCTTGCCCTGTTCCTCCTTGTTGGCTTTTTGTTTGTTGATTGGAACTCTTTGAAATATCCTCTCTTGTGCTTTTTCCTTGCTCCTGGCTTTTTCCTGCACCTATTTCTTTACTGTTTTTGCCTTCTTCcaactcctttttttttatttcctcatCCCTTCTTTTAATAGTACAGTCTTCATTCTTATGCCCTTGATGTCTACAATAGAAACAGTAGCTAGGGATGCTTTCATAATCCACTTTCAGCCACCTTCCTTTGTTGGGGTTAGCATTTTTAAAACCCAACCAAACATGGGAAGGTCTTTCCTTGGTGAGATCAACTTGGACTTTCACTCTAATGGTGCTACCCCTAGTTCTTTGAGAAGTAGGTGAGTCTAGGAACAGAACTTTCCCTATACTTTCCAAGATGGTCGATAGGAATACTTTGTTGTAACAATGCCAAGGCAAACCTGGTATAGACACCCATATAGGCACAATAGGTGTTTCTTCTTCAGGTGTAAAATCTGGGGTCCATGCTTGTATTCTCATGGCCTGGCCCTCAATAATCCTTTTCAACTTAGTCCAAACAGTTTGATAATCTAATTCATTGtccaaatcaatatatacatGCCTAGAGTTAAAGTGAGTGATCTTAATCCCCCCCATCAATTGAGTTTGTTGAATAAAACTCTTTCTCACTTGTTCCATCCTTGGCATAGTGTTTGTAAACTTCCCAACAAGAGTGTATTTGCAAATTTCAGCTAACATCACATAGTaatcattttcatctattaggACTGCAGGGAGTCCTTGTTTAGTTGTGTGAATAGGCTCATTAAGGCTAATAGGGATTTCATTTTGAGCCTGGTTATATCTAAGTCTAGCAGCAAAAGATTGAATCACTGTATAAGGTGCAGGTTCTGCATTGGTATCACTGTTGGCATTATTCTTAACATGCTGCCCTTGTTGTTGGCTTGAAGTGTGTCTAATACTAATATGATTGAAAGGCCCATCATGTTTGTTAACTTTATCAATTTGAGAGTTGTGATCATACCTTGAGAAGTTGTCAGAAATCTTAGGGAAATTGTTGTGATATGCGTCTTTATCCTGATCCCTTGTGTTGCCGACAATACCTTCCACCTGTTTATGATTGTGCATTGAATGCTCAGGCTGCTTGATAATGTTTTCTTGCATTGGATTGGCTTTTGCTCCCTCTCTACTCTT
Proteins encoded in this region:
- the LOC138349219 gene encoding uncharacterized protein — protein: METAVGERLFVERRENISSRNSGRNQEEQSREMNSPHHDLLPVQKSASSTVLIAQKQEANFCEVATESPEMRLRFRVTSGQTRTILSTGVCSPMEEESFEPNSRQIDGELAGGENSGDAATSNVGINGASIEKQGSQEQKTPVTTSLHKAKREIHNNNSIHAQTTHEGHEQLQNLKNSGEYSSCNRNEIRNVQAHASSAMEGNVTQSNKKQGDKLIDRQGATTRMHTKDGLRQDQTMGTTDHQSKQNHQTKEGFKSREGAKANPMQENIIKQPEHSMHNHKQVEGIVGNTRDQDKDAYHNNFPKISDNFSRYDHNSQIDKVNKHDGPFNHISIRHTSSQQQGQHVKNNANSDTNAEPAPYTVIQSFAARLRYNQAQNEIPISLNEPIHTTKQGLPAVLIDENDYYVMLAEICKYTLVGKFTNTMPRMEQVRKSFIQQTQLMGGIKITHFNSRHVYIDLDNELDYQTVWTKLKRIIEGQAMRIQAWTPDFTPEEETPIVPIWVSIPGLPWHCYNKVFLSTILESIGKVLFLDSPTSQRTRGSTIRVKVQVDLTKERPSHVWLGFKNANPNKGRWLKVDYESIPSYCFYCRHQGHKNEDCTIKRRDEEIKKKELEEGKNSKEIGAGKSQEQGKSTREDISKSSNQQTKSQQGGTGQASDMNQTRAQMINQQHRNATQLQTDQRKQGETNEEQWKTQKKKHQKQQEHVNSKAVWRPVTPPMQATNGNNQKEQTITGINVLPTQNTFSHLEVQEIQDNQQTGKQVSKEANASSANQNVNLQNIERNSKKIPGIDLSLPSPKTPNLINVETGHTVEVCGGMDGGSKEMPTNLQEGDQQPEQNSQQRDSCKQSTKEKSVQQQTGKKQGTDQGEQSGKMDIGGISKSKNKPSKQKRDAEKRRQERQQHKDKEQKHGLREETCNRFVMVDDNHGLDISPLQVQYMTPTKAEQHHKQQQNSQRLSQPVEDEYAALNYEEDAIEDEHSIEEWDDNDETSEALIRAFSPYRDQTIEKEVHQATMNQSLSPRSFQQERFHFTKQDAKTVTAGRPNTRLFSSKSSQ